A region of uncultured Desulfobacter sp. DNA encodes the following proteins:
- a CDS encoding transglutaminase family protein, which translates to MNIDQLSLYCAPTFFIDADHEKIIAFSSRNAGPSDNPVKKAVSIFYAVRDQIRYDPYEIPNFQEGFKASRTLSTGKGFCVSKAVLLAACLRAQSIPARLGFANVKNHLTTPKLRAKMGTDLFEWHGYTDVFLEGKWVKATPTFNLSLCQAFGVLPLEFDGQKDSVFHPFDATGKRHMEYVEDHGHFADLPWDRLMSAYHSAYPRYFESDGISGDFNAEAKKLRTNSHGLT; encoded by the coding sequence ATGAATATTGACCAGCTCTCCTTGTATTGTGCACCGACGTTTTTCATAGATGCGGATCATGAGAAGATCATTGCATTTTCATCCCGGAATGCAGGGCCATCGGATAACCCGGTGAAAAAGGCTGTCAGCATTTTTTACGCTGTCAGAGATCAGATTCGGTATGACCCCTATGAGATTCCTAACTTCCAAGAGGGTTTCAAGGCAAGCCGGACTCTGAGCACAGGCAAGGGATTCTGCGTGTCAAAAGCCGTACTTTTGGCTGCCTGCCTCAGGGCCCAGTCCATACCGGCCCGTCTGGGATTTGCCAATGTGAAGAACCATTTAACCACGCCCAAACTCAGGGCAAAAATGGGCACGGATCTTTTCGAGTGGCACGGGTACACAGATGTATTCCTGGAAGGAAAATGGGTCAAGGCGACGCCGACATTCAACTTGAGCCTGTGTCAGGCTTTTGGTGTACTCCCCCTGGAATTTGATGGTCAAAAAGACAGTGTGTTTCACCCCTTTGATGCCACAGGCAAAAGGCATATGGAATATGTTGAAGACCATGGGCATTTCGCGGATCTGCCCTGGGACAGGCTTATGTCTGCATACCATAGCGCCTATCCCAGGTATTTTGAGTCGGATGGTATTTCAGGCGATTTCAATGCAGAGGCAAAGAAATTGCGTACTA
- a CDS encoding MarR family transcriptional regulator, with protein MLFEDCVCFRLGKTVRRVTKAYRQEISKYNLTHGQFFMMLAILEEDGLLPSEIAEKTSQDRATTTGLLDRLEKEGWIERKADRADRRSLRIFLTQYALDHKKNIMTLFEETNQKFLNCFSQDEWAQMQDFLTRLDQFNDSDQVC; from the coding sequence TTGCTATTTGAAGATTGCGTATGCTTTCGATTGGGTAAAACAGTACGCCGGGTAACAAAGGCTTATCGACAAGAGATATCCAAGTATAACCTTACACACGGACAATTTTTTATGATGCTTGCGATTCTGGAAGAAGATGGATTATTGCCAAGTGAGATAGCAGAGAAAACCTCCCAGGACAGGGCGACAACAACAGGGTTGCTTGACCGGCTCGAAAAAGAGGGCTGGATTGAGAGAAAAGCGGACAGGGCGGATCGTCGGTCTTTGAGAATTTTTCTTACACAGTATGCTCTTGACCATAAAAAAAACATCATGACACTATTTGAAGAAACAAACCAAAAATTTTTAAACTGTTTCTCCCAGGATGAATGGGCTCAAATGCAGGATTTTTTGACCCGCTTAGACCAATTCAATGATTCTGATCAGGTTTGTTAA